The Naumovozyma dairenensis CBS 421 chromosome 1, complete genome genome includes a region encoding these proteins:
- the YOS1 gene encoding Yos1p (similar to Saccharomyces cerevisiae YOS1 (YER074W-A); ancestral locus Anc_7.263): MIFGLGRLFYVILLLINAVAVLSEERFLRRIGLGRSSNDQPVFGQEGDTTKSKVIQLIGAVQTLLRIPLIGINILVIIYELLLG; this comes from the exons ATGATATTTGGATTAGGAAGGTTATTTTATGTTATCCTATTGTTGATCAATGCAGTTGCTGTACTAAGTGAAGAGAGGTTTCTCAGAAGGA TCGGTCTGGGGAGAAGTAGCAACGATCAACCAGTATTTGGACAAGAAGGCGATACAACGAAATCGAAAGTCATACAGCTTATTGGTGCCGTCCAAACATTGTTGAGAA TTCCTTTGATTGGTATCAATATTCTCGTGATTATTTATGAGTTGTTACTAGGTTAA